Proteins encoded together in one Planctomyces sp. SH-PL14 window:
- a CDS encoding alpha-2-macroglobulin family protein, whose translation MRRSRSLRLVGPLALMVGLMAFGLLGSGLVYLMAAQPATGEPARFADAVKLQEQGNFKEAYDVFARYAKDPDTAGRVAADAMNRAVQCLQSLQRQADVDAFRHDVVAAHETHHEVLAAAAQAFLHGDHWGFVVAGKFQRGNNRGGGEYVGTIDRDRVEALQLLVKAMPLVAADKDQNDRYQFYRQLGDAVMSGREGTEAWRLQELTDLETLPDYQEGQFGWQGRGRGRGRMWGGGGQPKGAPVDADGNPVYYTVPESWEAAKSDGERWRWALAQEGKRGARQQADVDWRFANFLMQQFDVQTMRQWGVVLPGGNDGKDEIGPFALPGLGEDETIARLATGIKRFKVPDEFNWIRIFKRLVNDQDLSDPNLGVAELSVNQLASIFENRQQYETAAQWWRTGIEKFGPGPSGFRQNSLDQIVKNWGRFEGGSSLPAGKKATLEYRFRNGKEVRFEAHAVKIPELLKDIKTYLQSKPRQLDWQKIQIDNIGWQIVEQDNRKYLGETVASWTLAVEPREKHFHRRVTVETPLEKAGAYLVTARMSDGNMSRVLIWIDDTVIVRKPGNGKTIYYVADAASGTPIPRANMEFFGWRMEYNRKPNQQELFTANFAEATDADGITLADPKLMDGNYQWLTTVRTADGRFAHQGFSHVWYGQRHDEEYNETKVYGITDRPVYRPAQPVKFKFWIGQAKYDKDDKSLFAGDQVTVRIHDPQGQEVQKLDLKADEFGGVLGEYALPDEAKLGQYNLTLEKPNRYGGSVSFRVEEYKKPEFEVTVDAPDKPVMLGEKITATIKAKYYFGAPVVEGTVKYKVERSPHNARWYPARPWDWFYGPGYWWFASEANWYPGYGRWGCLAPIPFWIGWNPEPPELVAEQEVEIGKDGTVEVEIDTALAQELHGDQDHSYTITAEVVDNSRRVIVGTGNVMVAREPFKVFAWTDRGHYRAGSTVKAEFQARTVSGKGVKGSGKLLLLKVSYDADGVPKEETVEEWNLDTDAEGHAAQEVKAAQPGQYRLSYKVTDAERHTIEGGYLFVVAGEGFDGKSFRFNDLELIPEKAEYAPGEKARVMVNVDKAKGTVLFFVRPVNGIYDGKPRILRLEGKSVTEEIEVIQKDMPNFFVEAVTVADGKVHTVARELVVPPEKRVINVEVDPSASEYKPGQPATVKLKLTDNDGKPFVGSMALTMYDRAVEYISGGSNVPEIREFFWKWRRHHNPATDSSLNRWFQQLVKSGEATMQDLGAFGGLVVEAEVAQRGAGATKMQAARGRRFSLGGEMMEGAAAPPAPASAAPMAADALMAKSSGAAPGGPAGGDGGAEMVQPTVRTNFADSAFWKGDITTGADGIAEVALTMPENLTAWKLRAWAIGKGTRVGEGSTEVVTSKNLLVRLQAPRFFVEKDQVFITANVHNYLKTEKAGVVELVLDGPCLEKADRTLNPQKVVIPADGEIKVDFIVSVKQAGEAVITVKALTDEESDAMQMKFPVYVHGMLKTESFTGVVRPGEEAGALTVKVPAERRINDSLLEIRYSPTLAGAMVDALPYLVDYPYGCTEQTLNRFLPTVITQNILKRMKLDLKAIQAKRTNLNAQELGDGQKRAEDWRRGTKNWHDPSWNPVFDEAEVERMVKVGVKDLTEMQLSDGGWGWFSGFGEHSYPHTTAVVVHGLQIAQQNGVALVPGTLERGIAWLKQYQDEQIQLLKIGEEIAAKKREAKSGERYRSQADDLDALVYMMLVDSDVAGPEMQRFLYRDRTKLSLYSAAMFGLALHKQQQVEQRDMILRNIEQFVVTDNENQTTYIDLPNHAGYWWCWYGDRVEANAYYLKLLTQVNPQDPKAAGLVKYLLNNRKNATYWNSTRDTAVCIEALAGYLTASGEDKPDMTIEVWIDGKKHKEVKVTAENLFSFDNAFTLVGDAVETGEHKIELRKSGKGPVYWNAYLTNFSLEDDIKAAGLEVKVGRKFYKLTEQKDATATVQGARGQVVEQKVVKYDRHELANLDIVKSGDLIEIELEIDSKNDYEYLVFEDFKAAGFEPVDLQSGYLPSGLGAYVEFRDEKVAFFVRQLKRGKHSVSYRLRAEIPGQFSALPTKAEAMYAPELKANSDEMKVRIADRE comes from the coding sequence ATGCGCCGCTCGCGCTCGCTTCGACTGGTCGGCCCGCTGGCCCTGATGGTCGGCCTCATGGCCTTTGGCCTCCTCGGCTCAGGACTGGTGTACCTCATGGCGGCTCAACCGGCGACCGGCGAACCAGCCCGCTTTGCAGATGCGGTCAAGCTCCAGGAGCAGGGGAACTTCAAGGAGGCGTATGACGTCTTCGCCCGGTACGCCAAGGATCCCGACACCGCCGGCCGGGTCGCCGCGGACGCGATGAACCGGGCCGTGCAGTGCCTGCAGTCGCTCCAGCGGCAGGCCGATGTCGACGCGTTTCGCCACGATGTCGTCGCGGCGCACGAGACACACCACGAAGTCCTTGCCGCCGCGGCCCAGGCGTTCCTGCACGGGGACCACTGGGGCTTTGTCGTGGCCGGGAAGTTCCAGCGGGGGAACAACCGCGGCGGAGGCGAGTACGTCGGCACGATCGACCGGGATCGGGTCGAGGCTCTCCAGCTCCTTGTGAAAGCGATGCCGCTCGTCGCGGCAGATAAAGACCAGAACGATCGCTATCAGTTCTACCGGCAGCTCGGCGACGCGGTGATGTCCGGCCGCGAAGGGACCGAGGCGTGGCGGCTGCAGGAACTGACGGACCTGGAGACTCTGCCGGACTACCAGGAGGGCCAGTTCGGCTGGCAGGGGCGAGGTCGGGGCCGCGGCCGGATGTGGGGAGGCGGGGGACAGCCGAAGGGCGCTCCCGTCGACGCCGACGGGAACCCGGTCTACTACACCGTTCCCGAGAGCTGGGAGGCGGCGAAGAGCGATGGCGAGCGGTGGCGGTGGGCTCTCGCGCAGGAGGGGAAACGCGGGGCGCGGCAGCAGGCGGACGTCGACTGGCGGTTCGCGAACTTCCTGATGCAGCAGTTCGACGTCCAGACCATGCGGCAGTGGGGAGTCGTCCTCCCCGGCGGGAACGATGGAAAGGACGAGATCGGTCCCTTTGCCCTGCCGGGGCTCGGCGAGGACGAGACGATCGCCCGCCTCGCAACCGGCATCAAGCGGTTCAAGGTCCCGGACGAATTCAACTGGATCCGGATCTTCAAACGGCTGGTGAACGACCAGGATCTCAGCGATCCGAACCTCGGGGTGGCCGAACTGTCGGTCAATCAGCTCGCTTCGATCTTCGAGAACCGTCAGCAGTACGAGACTGCCGCCCAGTGGTGGCGGACAGGGATCGAGAAATTCGGCCCGGGACCCAGCGGGTTCCGGCAGAACAGTCTCGATCAGATCGTCAAGAACTGGGGCCGTTTCGAAGGGGGCTCATCGCTGCCGGCGGGGAAGAAAGCGACGCTGGAGTACCGCTTCCGCAACGGCAAGGAGGTCCGCTTCGAGGCGCACGCGGTCAAGATTCCGGAACTCCTGAAGGACATCAAGACGTATCTCCAGTCGAAGCCACGGCAGCTCGACTGGCAGAAGATCCAGATCGACAACATCGGCTGGCAGATCGTCGAGCAGGACAATCGAAAGTACCTCGGCGAGACGGTCGCCAGTTGGACGCTGGCTGTCGAGCCCCGAGAGAAACACTTCCACCGGCGGGTCACGGTCGAGACGCCGCTGGAAAAAGCGGGGGCCTATCTGGTGACGGCCAGGATGAGTGACGGCAACATGAGCCGCGTCCTGATCTGGATCGACGACACGGTCATCGTCCGCAAGCCGGGGAACGGGAAGACGATCTACTACGTGGCGGACGCCGCGTCCGGAACACCGATTCCCCGGGCCAACATGGAGTTCTTCGGCTGGCGGATGGAATACAACCGCAAGCCCAACCAGCAAGAGCTCTTCACCGCCAACTTCGCCGAGGCGACCGACGCCGACGGGATCACGCTGGCCGATCCCAAGCTGATGGATGGCAACTACCAGTGGCTGACGACGGTCCGCACCGCGGACGGCCGGTTCGCGCACCAGGGCTTCAGCCACGTCTGGTACGGCCAGCGCCATGACGAGGAGTACAACGAGACCAAGGTTTACGGTATCACCGACCGCCCGGTCTACCGGCCGGCCCAGCCCGTGAAGTTCAAGTTCTGGATTGGGCAGGCGAAGTACGACAAGGACGACAAGTCGCTGTTCGCGGGGGATCAGGTGACCGTCCGCATCCACGACCCGCAGGGGCAGGAGGTCCAGAAGCTCGACCTCAAGGCGGACGAGTTCGGTGGAGTCCTGGGCGAATACGCTCTCCCGGACGAGGCCAAGCTCGGCCAGTACAACCTCACGCTGGAAAAGCCGAACCGCTACGGCGGCAGCGTCTCGTTCCGGGTCGAGGAGTACAAGAAGCCGGAGTTCGAAGTGACCGTCGATGCGCCGGACAAGCCGGTGATGCTCGGCGAGAAGATCACCGCCACGATCAAGGCGAAATACTACTTCGGAGCCCCGGTCGTCGAGGGGACCGTCAAGTACAAGGTCGAACGCTCGCCGCACAACGCGCGGTGGTATCCCGCCCGGCCGTGGGACTGGTTCTACGGTCCCGGCTACTGGTGGTTCGCCAGCGAGGCGAACTGGTATCCCGGCTACGGCCGCTGGGGCTGTCTCGCGCCGATTCCCTTCTGGATCGGCTGGAATCCGGAGCCGCCGGAGCTCGTCGCGGAGCAGGAAGTCGAGATCGGAAAGGACGGGACGGTCGAGGTCGAGATCGACACCGCCCTGGCGCAGGAGCTCCACGGAGACCAGGACCACTCGTACACGATCACCGCGGAAGTCGTGGACAATTCCCGCCGGGTCATCGTCGGGACCGGGAACGTGATGGTCGCCCGCGAGCCGTTTAAGGTCTTCGCCTGGACGGACCGGGGCCACTACCGCGCCGGGAGCACCGTGAAGGCGGAGTTCCAGGCCCGGACGGTCAGCGGCAAGGGGGTGAAGGGGAGCGGGAAACTGCTGCTCCTCAAGGTGAGCTATGACGCCGACGGCGTGCCGAAGGAGGAGACGGTCGAGGAGTGGAACCTCGACACCGACGCGGAGGGGCACGCCGCGCAGGAAGTGAAAGCGGCCCAGCCCGGACAGTACCGGCTCTCCTACAAGGTGACCGACGCCGAGCGGCACACGATCGAAGGGGGCTACCTCTTCGTCGTCGCCGGCGAAGGTTTTGACGGGAAGAGTTTCCGGTTCAATGATCTCGAACTGATCCCGGAGAAGGCGGAGTACGCCCCGGGCGAGAAGGCCCGGGTCATGGTGAACGTCGACAAGGCCAAGGGGACGGTGCTGTTCTTCGTCCGGCCGGTCAACGGGATCTACGACGGCAAGCCGCGGATTCTCCGGCTGGAAGGGAAGAGCGTCACGGAGGAGATCGAGGTCATCCAGAAGGACATGCCGAACTTCTTCGTCGAGGCGGTGACGGTCGCGGACGGCAAGGTCCACACCGTGGCCAGGGAACTGGTCGTCCCGCCGGAGAAGCGGGTCATCAACGTCGAGGTCGATCCCTCGGCGAGCGAGTACAAGCCGGGCCAGCCGGCGACCGTGAAGCTCAAGCTGACCGACAACGACGGAAAGCCGTTCGTCGGTTCCATGGCGCTGACGATGTATGACCGCGCCGTCGAGTACATCTCGGGCGGCTCGAATGTTCCGGAGATCCGCGAGTTCTTCTGGAAGTGGCGGCGGCATCACAATCCCGCCACCGACAGCAGCCTCAACCGCTGGTTCCAGCAGCTTGTGAAGAGCGGCGAAGCGACGATGCAGGATCTCGGCGCCTTCGGCGGGCTCGTTGTCGAAGCCGAGGTGGCCCAGCGAGGAGCGGGTGCGACGAAGATGCAGGCCGCACGCGGTCGCCGCTTCTCACTCGGCGGTGAGATGATGGAGGGAGCGGCCGCTCCCCCGGCGCCGGCCTCGGCCGCCCCGATGGCGGCGGATGCCTTGATGGCGAAGTCGTCGGGGGCGGCGCCGGGAGGACCTGCGGGAGGTGACGGCGGAGCGGAGATGGTTCAGCCGACGGTCCGGACGAACTTCGCCGATTCCGCCTTCTGGAAGGGGGACATCACGACCGGTGCGGACGGGATCGCGGAAGTCGCGCTGACGATGCCCGAGAACCTCACCGCCTGGAAGCTCCGGGCGTGGGCGATCGGGAAGGGGACCCGCGTCGGTGAAGGCTCGACGGAGGTCGTGACCTCCAAGAACCTGCTCGTCCGGCTGCAGGCGCCGCGGTTCTTCGTCGAGAAGGACCAGGTCTTCATCACCGCCAACGTCCACAACTACCTCAAGACCGAGAAGGCGGGGGTCGTCGAGCTCGTTCTCGATGGTCCGTGCCTCGAGAAGGCGGACCGGACGCTCAATCCGCAGAAGGTCGTGATCCCCGCGGACGGCGAGATCAAGGTCGACTTCATCGTCAGCGTGAAGCAGGCGGGCGAGGCGGTCATCACGGTCAAGGCGCTGACGGACGAAGAGTCCGACGCCATGCAGATGAAGTTCCCGGTCTATGTCCACGGGATGCTCAAGACCGAGTCGTTCACCGGCGTCGTCCGGCCGGGCGAAGAGGCCGGAGCCCTGACCGTCAAGGTCCCGGCGGAGCGGCGGATCAACGACAGCCTGCTGGAGATCCGCTACTCGCCGACGCTGGCGGGGGCGATGGTCGATGCGCTGCCGTACCTCGTCGACTACCCGTACGGTTGTACCGAGCAGACCCTGAACCGGTTCCTGCCGACGGTCATCACGCAGAACATCCTCAAGCGGATGAAGCTCGACCTCAAGGCGATCCAGGCCAAGCGGACGAACCTCAACGCCCAGGAACTCGGCGACGGACAGAAGCGGGCGGAGGACTGGCGGCGGGGGACGAAGAACTGGCACGACCCCTCGTGGAACCCGGTCTTCGACGAGGCCGAGGTCGAGCGGATGGTCAAGGTGGGCGTGAAAGACCTGACCGAGATGCAGCTCTCCGACGGCGGCTGGGGCTGGTTCAGCGGCTTCGGGGAACACTCCTATCCGCACACGACCGCGGTCGTCGTCCACGGCCTCCAGATCGCGCAGCAGAACGGCGTGGCTCTCGTCCCCGGAACGCTTGAGCGCGGCATCGCGTGGCTCAAGCAGTACCAGGACGAGCAGATCCAGCTCCTCAAGATCGGCGAGGAGATCGCGGCGAAGAAACGGGAGGCGAAGTCCGGTGAGCGGTATCGCAGCCAGGCGGACGATCTCGATGCTCTCGTCTACATGATGCTCGTCGACTCCGACGTCGCGGGGCCGGAGATGCAGCGGTTCCTCTACCGCGACCGGACGAAGCTCTCGCTCTACAGCGCGGCGATGTTCGGCCTGGCGCTGCACAAGCAGCAGCAGGTCGAGCAGCGGGACATGATCCTCCGCAACATCGAACAGTTCGTCGTCACGGACAACGAGAACCAGACGACCTACATCGACCTGCCGAACCATGCCGGCTACTGGTGGTGCTGGTACGGCGACCGGGTCGAGGCGAACGCCTACTACCTGAAGCTCCTGACGCAGGTGAATCCGCAGGATCCGAAGGCGGCGGGGCTCGTCAAGTACCTGCTCAACAACCGCAAAAATGCGACGTACTGGAACAGCACCCGCGACACGGCGGTCTGCATCGAAGCCCTGGCCGGTTACCTCACCGCCAGCGGCGAAGACAAGCCGGACATGACGATCGAGGTCTGGATCGACGGTAAGAAGCACAAGGAGGTGAAGGTCACGGCCGAGAACCTCTTCAGCTTCGACAACGCCTTCACGCTCGTCGGCGACGCGGTCGAAACGGGCGAGCACAAGATCGAGCTGCGGAAGTCCGGCAAGGGGCCGGTCTACTGGAACGCCTACCTGACGAACTTCTCGCTGGAGGACGACATCAAGGCCGCGGGCCTGGAGGTCAAGGTCGGGCGGAAGTTCTACAAGCTCACCGAGCAGAAGGACGCGACGGCGACCGTCCAGGGGGCTCGCGGTCAGGTCGTCGAGCAGAAGGTGGTCAAGTACGACCGCCACGAGCTGGCGAACCTCGATATCGTGAAGAGCGGAGACCTGATCGAAATCGAGCTCGAGATCGACTCGAAGAACGACTACGAGTATCTCGTGTTCGAGGACTTCAAGGCGGCCGGCTTTGAGCCGGTGGACCTCCAGAGCGGGTACCTGCCGAGCGGCCTGGGAGCTTATGTCGAGTTCCGGGATGAGAAGGTGGCGTTCTTTGTCCGGCAGTTGAAGCGGGGCAAGCACAGCGTCAGCTACCGTCTCCGGGCGGAGATCCCCGGCCAGTTCAGCGCCCTGCCGACGAAGGCCGAGGCGATGTATGCTCCGGAATTGAAGGCGAATTCGGATGAAATGAAGGTCCGGATTGCGGATCGGGAGTAA